In Methanosarcina siciliae T4/M, one genomic interval encodes:
- a CDS encoding helix-turn-helix transcriptional regulator, which produces MKLELLGTLFLSDKRKDLLLLLMEEPRNIDDIKNILNVTSSAIMTQIKILISQGLIIHEDDLYKLSDIGKVVVKKMRPLLNTLEVFSENMDYWENHNISAIPVHLLDRIDDLGHCEFVEPDLDRMYEIPQKIEEKLTRSVHVMEVSSYFNPAYPSTYVDLLKKGADVSLIITKPVFERLKREYSTALKEYLDRDNAKIFVCDCPIRLASSLVTDHFMALSLFYKNGIYHNHAMMSLEKTALKWGEDLFLHYMKNSKEIGEIEFEKI; this is translated from the coding sequence ATGAAACTGGAACTGTTGGGCACCCTTTTTCTTTCGGACAAAAGAAAAGACCTTCTTCTGCTATTGATGGAGGAACCCAGGAATATTGATGACATTAAAAACATCCTCAACGTGACTTCAAGTGCGATCATGACCCAGATAAAGATCCTCATCAGCCAGGGGCTCATCATCCACGAAGACGACCTTTACAAGCTCTCGGATATCGGGAAAGTGGTCGTTAAAAAAATGAGGCCCCTGTTAAACACCCTGGAAGTGTTTTCAGAGAACATGGATTACTGGGAAAACCACAACATAAGTGCAATCCCCGTCCATCTCCTGGACCGGATTGATGACCTTGGACACTGCGAATTTGTCGAGCCCGACCTGGACCGGATGTACGAAATCCCCCAGAAAATCGAAGAAAAACTGACCCGCTCAGTCCACGTCATGGAAGTCTCGTCCTATTTCAACCCTGCTTATCCCTCAACCTATGTAGATCTTCTTAAAAAAGGAGCGGACGTTTCCCTGATCATCACAAAACCAGTATTTGAAAGGCTGAAAAGGGAATACAGCACAGCCCTCAAAGAATACCTGGACCGGGATAATGCGAAAATCTTCGTCTGCGACTGCCCCATAAGACTTGCTTCAAGCCTGGTAACGGACCACTTCATGGCCCTGTCCCTCTTCTACAAAAACGGGATCTACCACAACCATGCAATGATGAGTCTGGAAAAAACCGCCCTCAAATGGGGAGAAGACCTCTTTTTGCACTACATGAAAAACTCAAAGGAAATAGGAGAAATAGAATTCGAAAAAATCTGA